From a single Budorcas taxicolor isolate Tak-1 chromosome X, Takin1.1, whole genome shotgun sequence genomic region:
- the CAPN6 gene encoding calpain-6: MGPPLKFFKNQKYQELKQECIRDGRLFCDPTFLPENDSLFYNRLLPGKVIWKRPQDICDDPRLIVGNISNHQLTQGRLGHKPMVSAFSCLAVQECHWTKTIPNYKEQEWDPRKLDKYAGIFHFRFWHFGEWTEVVIDDLLPTINGDLVFSFSTSMNEFWNALLEKAYAKLLGCYEALDGLTTSDIIVDFTGTLAETVDMQKGRYTDLVEEKYKLFKELYKTFTKGGLICCSIEFPDQEEQEVETDWGLLKGHTYTMTDIRKIRLGERLVEVFSTEKLYMIRLRNPLGRQEWSGPWSEISEEWQQLTAADRKNLGIVMSDDGEFWMSLEDFCRNFHELNVCRNVNNPLFGHKELESVVGCWTVNDDPLMNRSGGCYNNRDTFLQNPQYIFTVPEDEHKVIMSLQQKDLRTYRRMGRPDNYIIGFELFKVELNRKFRLHHLYIQERAGTSTYIDTRTVFLSKYLKKGNYVLVPTMFQHGRTSEFLLRIFCEVPVQLRELTMDMPKMSCWNLARGYPKVVTQITVHSAEGLEKKYANETVNPYLIIKCGKEEVRSPVQKNTVHAIFDTQAIFYRRTTDIPIIVQVWNKRKFCDQFLGQVTLDADPSDCRELKSLYLRKKGGPTAKVKQGHISFKVISSDDLTEL; the protein is encoded by the exons GACATCTGTGATGACCCTCGTCTGATTGTGGGCAACATCAGCAACCACCAGCTGACCCAAGGGAGACTGGGGCACAAGCCAATGGTCTCTGCATTTTCCTGTTTGGCTGTTCAGGAGTGTCACTGGACAAAG ACAATCCCCAACTATAAGGAACAGGAATGGGACCCTCGAAAACTAGATAAATATGCTGGGATATTTCACTTCCGGTTCTGGCATTTTGGAGAATGGACTGAGGTGGTGATTGATGACTTGCTGCCCACCATCAATGGAGACCTTGTGTTCTCCTTCTCCACCTCCATGAATGAGTTTTGGAATGCTCTGTTGGAAAAAGCTTACGCCAA GCTCCTTGGCTGTTATGAAGCCCTTGATGGTCTGACCACCAGTGATATCATTGTGGACTTCACTGGTACACTGGCTGAAACTGTTGACATGCAGAAGGGAAGATACACTGATCTTGTTGAGGAGAAGTACAAGCTGTTTAAAGAACTGTACAAGACATTTACCAAAGGAGGTCTGATCTGTTGCTCCATTGAG tttcctgaccaggaggAACAAGAAGTTGAAACTGATTGGGGTCTGCTGAAGGGCCATACCTACACCATGACTGATATTCGCAAGATCCGCCTTGGAGAAAGACTTGTGGAAGTCTTCAGTACTGAGAAGCTGTATATGATTCGTCTGAGGAACCCCTTGGGAAGACAGGAATGGAGTGGCCCCTGGAGTGAGAT TTCTGAAGAGTGGCAACAACTGACTGCAGCAGATCGCAAGAACCTGGGGATTGTTATGTCTGATGATGGAGAGTTTTG GATGAGCCTAGAGGACTTTTGCCGCAACTTCCATGAACTCAATGTCTGCCGCAATGTGAACAACCCACTTTTTGGCCACAAGGAGCTGGAGTCGGTGGTGGGATGCTGGACTGTGAATGATGATCCCCTAATGAATCGTTCAGGAGGGTGCTATAACAACCGTGATACCTTCCTGCAGAATCCCCAG TACATCTTCACTGTGCCAGAGGATGAGCACAAGGTCATCATGTCTCTACAGCAAAAGGACCTGCGCACTTACCGCCGCATGGGAAGACCTGACAATTACATCATCGGCTTTGAGCTCTTCAAG GTGGAATTGAACCGCAAATTCCGCCTCCACCACCTCTACATTCAGGAGCGTGCCGGGACCTCCACTTACATTGACACACGCACTGTGTTTCTGAGCAAGTACCTGAAGAAGGGCAACTACGTGCTGGTCCCAACCATGTTCCAACATGGCCGTACCAGCGAGTTCCTCCTGAGAATCTTCTGTGAAGTGCCTGTCCAGCTCAG GGAGCTGACTATGGACATGCCCAAGATGTCCTGCTGGAATCTGGCTCGTGGCTATCCCAAGGTTGTCACCCAGATCACGGTGCATAGCGCTGAGGGCCTGGAGAAGAAGTATGCCAATGAAA CTGTAAACCCATATTTGATCATCAAATGTGGAAAGGAAGAAGTTCGTTCTCCTGTCCAAAAGAACACCGTTCATGCCATTTTTGACACCCAGGCCATTTTCTACAGAAGGACCACTGACATTCCTATTATAGTTCAG GTATGGAACAAGCGGAAGTTCTGTGATCAGTTCTTGGGCCAAGTTACCCTGGATGCTGACCCCAGCGACTGCCGTGAACTAAAGTCGCTGTACCTGCGTAAGAAGGGTGGCCCAACCGCCAAAGTGAAACAAGGCCACATCAGCTTCAAGGTTATTTCGAGCGATGACCTCACTGAGCTCTAA